One Amycolatopsis sp. NBC_00355 genomic window carries:
- a CDS encoding DinB family protein produces MAGNVPPVADEREGLLRYLEQQRYVLKLAAHGLTDEQARLTPTKSALSVGGLIKHVASTEDGWIDIVLQLPQKPFDEGMRDYEEAYRLGPEETLRSVLERYDEVAARTAEVIGRIDDLGRPVPVPKGVPWYPDDVEAWSVRWVLLHLIEETARHAGHADIIREHVDGATAFPLMAAAENWPESPWMKPWKPTP; encoded by the coding sequence ATGGCGGGAAACGTGCCCCCGGTGGCCGACGAGCGCGAGGGCTTGCTGCGGTACCTCGAGCAGCAGCGGTACGTCCTGAAGCTGGCCGCGCACGGCCTGACGGACGAGCAGGCGCGGCTGACGCCGACGAAGAGCGCGCTGTCGGTGGGCGGGCTGATCAAGCACGTCGCGAGCACCGAGGACGGCTGGATCGACATCGTGCTGCAGCTGCCCCAGAAGCCGTTCGACGAGGGCATGCGGGATTACGAAGAGGCGTACCGGCTGGGCCCGGAGGAGACGCTGCGGAGCGTCCTGGAGCGCTACGACGAGGTCGCGGCCCGCACGGCGGAGGTCATCGGCCGGATCGACGACCTCGGCCGCCCGGTCCCGGTGCCGAAGGGCGTCCCGTGGTACCCGGACGACGTCGAGGCGTGGTCGGTCCGCTGGGTCCTGCTGCACCTGATCGAGGAGACGGCCCGCCACGCCGGCCACGCGGACATCATCCGCGAACACGTCGACGGCGCCACGGCCTTCCCGCTCATGGCCGCGGCGGAAAACTGGCCGGAGTCCCCGTGGATGAAGCCCTGGAAACCAACCCCCTAA
- a CDS encoding methylated-DNA--[protein]-cysteine S-methyltransferase yields MSVGFTVFGTAIGPCGLAWRDDVVIGTSLPDGGAAGMRARLARRFPDAVEGPPPPPGQAAVDGIVALLAGERRDLAEIELDLAAVPEFNRRAYEIARAIPPGKTLTYGDIAHRLGLPGSAQAVGQAMGHNPFPIVVPCHRVLAAGGRDGGFSARGGVATKRRMLVIEGALADEPTLF; encoded by the coding sequence ATGAGTGTGGGGTTCACGGTGTTCGGCACGGCCATCGGGCCGTGCGGGCTCGCGTGGCGCGACGACGTCGTGATCGGGACGTCGCTGCCGGACGGCGGTGCCGCCGGCATGCGTGCCCGGCTGGCCCGGCGGTTCCCGGACGCCGTCGAAGGTCCGCCGCCTCCGCCCGGGCAGGCGGCGGTCGACGGGATCGTCGCGCTGCTGGCCGGCGAGCGCCGCGACCTGGCCGAGATCGAGCTGGACCTGGCCGCGGTGCCCGAGTTCAACCGGCGCGCGTACGAGATCGCGCGCGCGATCCCGCCCGGCAAGACCCTGACCTACGGCGACATCGCGCACCGGCTCGGCCTGCCCGGGTCGGCCCAGGCGGTCGGGCAGGCCATGGGGCACAACCCGTTCCCGATCGTGGTGCCGTGCCACCGGGTCCTCGCGGCCGGCGGTCGCGACGGCGGCTTCTCCGCGCGTGGTGGCGTCGCGACGAAACGCCGGATGCTCGTGATCGAGGGCGCGCTGGCGGACGAGCCGACGCTGTTCTGA
- a CDS encoding VOC family protein encodes MLDHLVYAGPDLAEAVARVKELTGVTPAPGGSHVGLGTANHLADLGAGAYLEVIGPDPAQPDPARPRPFGIDDLTEPALVAWAVRTTDLDATIKNARTHGFDPGDAIGMSRETAGGELLRWRLTPPSLPGTLRPFLIDWGGTPHPTTRDLPSLPLLMVTGAHPDPDSVLAVTDALGLELLVRRADRAGLTAAVRTPEGRQVALS; translated from the coding sequence GTGCTGGACCACCTCGTCTACGCCGGACCGGACCTCGCCGAGGCCGTCGCGCGCGTCAAGGAACTCACCGGCGTCACGCCCGCGCCCGGCGGCAGCCACGTCGGCCTGGGCACGGCCAACCACCTCGCCGACCTCGGCGCCGGTGCCTACCTGGAGGTGATCGGCCCGGACCCGGCGCAGCCCGATCCCGCGCGACCCCGGCCGTTCGGCATCGACGACCTCACCGAGCCGGCGCTGGTCGCGTGGGCGGTGCGCACCACGGACCTCGACGCGACGATCAAGAACGCCCGCACCCACGGTTTCGACCCGGGTGACGCCATCGGGATGTCCCGCGAGACGGCCGGCGGCGAGCTGCTGCGCTGGCGGCTGACCCCGCCGAGCCTCCCGGGCACGCTCAGGCCGTTCCTCATCGACTGGGGCGGCACCCCGCACCCGACCACGCGCGACCTGCCATCCCTCCCGCTGCTCATGGTGACGGGCGCGCACCCCGACCCGGACTCGGTCCTCGCGGTGACGGACGCGCTGGGCTTGGAGCTCCTGGTCCGACGCGCCGACCGCGCGGGCTTGACCGCCGCCGTCCGCACCCCGGAGGGCCGCCAGGTCGCGCTGAGCTGA
- a CDS encoding NAD+ synthase, translating into MPQLRIALAQVNPTVGDLDGNADLHVEWTRRAAEAGAHVVVFPEMSLTGYPVEDLSLRRTFAEASRQGVEALARRLDEAGCGEVLTYIGYLDLDDAGPRDAAAALYRGEVVARQFKHHLPNYGVFDEHRWFKPGTTLDVVRFHGLDIGMVICEDIWQDGGPISALGRAGVDLVVAPNASPYERSKDEQRLPLIARRAAEAGAPLVYTNQVGGQDDLVFDGDSLVVGADGTVLARAPQFVEHLLVLDTDLAAGGHAGDGELEGLHVRRRVLSEEPLPAYEPTASPVISEPLADEAEVWAALVVGLRDYVHKNGFTSVTFGFSGGIDSAVCASLAADALGGGNVYGVSMPSKYSSGHSKDDAADLAQRIGAHYRVEPVEDMVRVYVEQLNLTGLAEENIQARTRGMLLMALSNLDGHLVLATGNKTELAVGYSTIYGDAVGAFAPIKDVFKTHVWQLARWRNDSAAQRGETPPIPENSISKPPSAELRPGQMDSDSLPDYALLDDILDDYVEGDRGYADLVEAGFAPETIDRVVRMVDKAEYKRRQYPPGTKITLKAFGRDRRLPMTNAWREGKA; encoded by the coding sequence ATGCCGCAACTGCGCATCGCGCTCGCCCAGGTCAACCCCACCGTCGGTGACCTCGACGGCAACGCCGACCTGCACGTCGAATGGACCCGCCGCGCCGCCGAAGCCGGTGCGCACGTGGTCGTCTTCCCGGAGATGTCGCTGACCGGCTACCCGGTCGAGGACCTCTCGCTGCGCCGCACCTTCGCCGAGGCCTCCCGCCAGGGCGTCGAGGCGCTGGCGCGCCGGCTGGACGAAGCCGGCTGCGGCGAAGTGCTGACCTACATCGGTTACCTCGACCTCGACGACGCCGGCCCGCGCGACGCGGCGGCCGCGCTCTACCGCGGCGAGGTCGTCGCGCGGCAGTTCAAGCACCACCTCCCCAACTACGGCGTCTTCGACGAGCACCGCTGGTTCAAGCCGGGCACCACGCTCGACGTCGTCCGGTTCCACGGGCTCGACATCGGCATGGTCATCTGCGAGGACATCTGGCAGGACGGCGGGCCGATCTCGGCGCTGGGCCGGGCGGGCGTCGACCTCGTCGTGGCGCCGAACGCGTCGCCTTACGAGCGGTCCAAGGACGAGCAGCGGCTGCCGCTGATCGCCCGGCGGGCCGCCGAAGCCGGCGCGCCACTGGTCTACACCAACCAGGTCGGCGGTCAGGACGACCTCGTGTTCGACGGCGACTCGCTCGTCGTCGGCGCGGACGGCACGGTGCTGGCGCGCGCACCCCAGTTCGTCGAGCACCTGCTCGTGCTGGACACGGACCTCGCCGCGGGCGGGCACGCCGGGGACGGCGAGCTCGAAGGCCTGCACGTCCGGCGGCGCGTGCTGAGCGAAGAGCCGCTGCCCGCGTACGAGCCGACGGCGTCACCGGTGATCAGCGAGCCGCTCGCGGACGAGGCCGAGGTGTGGGCGGCGCTCGTCGTCGGGCTGCGGGACTACGTGCACAAGAACGGGTTCACGTCGGTCACGTTCGGCTTCTCCGGCGGCATCGACTCGGCGGTCTGCGCGTCGCTGGCGGCGGACGCCCTGGGCGGCGGCAACGTCTACGGCGTCTCGATGCCGTCGAAGTACTCCTCGGGCCATTCGAAGGACGACGCCGCCGACCTCGCACAGCGGATCGGCGCGCACTACCGGGTCGAGCCGGTCGAGGACATGGTGCGCGTCTACGTCGAGCAGCTGAACCTGACGGGCCTCGCCGAGGAGAACATCCAGGCGCGCACCCGCGGCATGCTCCTGATGGCACTGTCCAACCTGGACGGTCACCTCGTGCTCGCCACCGGCAACAAGACCGAGCTGGCCGTCGGGTACTCCACGATCTACGGCGACGCCGTCGGCGCGTTCGCCCCGATCAAGGACGTCTTCAAGACGCACGTCTGGCAGCTGGCCCGGTGGCGCAACGACTCAGCGGCCCAGCGGGGCGAGACCCCGCCGATCCCGGAGAACTCGATCTCCAAGCCGCCGTCGGCCGAGCTGCGGCCGGGCCAGATGGACTCCGACTCGCTCCCGGACTACGCGCTGCTCGACGACATCCTCGACGACTACGTCGAGGGCGACCGCGGGTACGCCGACCTCGTCGAGGCCGGGTTCGCGCCGGAGACGATCGACCGCGTGGTGCGGATGGTCGACAAGGCCGAGTACAAGCGGCGCCAGTACCCGCCGGGCACGAAGATCACGCTCAAGGCGTTCGGCCGCGACCGCCGGCTCCCGATGACGAACGCGTGGCGCGAAGGCAAGGCCTGA
- a CDS encoding RNA ligase 1 family protein yields MRKIPTLFRRDPEDLRRVTREVHPACQWVLDGQGVPTRKYDGTCVRLDESGEWWARREVKAGKSAPAGFEAVQTDPETGKTVGWEPVAQSAFAKFFDEAREGLVGEVPGTYELCGPKVNGDPEQLGVHRLVRHATAEEFGDVPRDFDGLMTWLLAHPEFEGVVWHHRDGRMAKLKYRDAAAVTTAS; encoded by the coding sequence ATGCGCAAGATCCCGACGCTGTTCCGTCGCGACCCCGAAGACCTCCGGCGGGTGACCCGCGAAGTGCACCCCGCGTGCCAGTGGGTGCTCGACGGCCAAGGCGTGCCCACCCGCAAGTACGACGGCACCTGCGTCCGGCTCGACGAGTCCGGCGAGTGGTGGGCGCGGCGCGAGGTGAAGGCGGGCAAGAGCGCGCCCGCCGGGTTCGAGGCCGTCCAGACCGACCCGGAGACGGGGAAGACCGTCGGCTGGGAGCCGGTCGCGCAGTCGGCGTTCGCGAAGTTCTTCGACGAAGCCCGTGAGGGCCTCGTCGGCGAGGTGCCGGGCACCTACGAGCTGTGCGGCCCGAAGGTCAACGGCGATCCGGAGCAGCTCGGCGTCCACCGGCTGGTGCGGCACGCGACCGCGGAGGAGTTCGGCGATGTGCCGCGCGACTTCGACGGGCTGATGACGTGGCTGCTGGCGCACCCGGAGTTCGAGGGCGTCGTCTGGCACCACCGTGACGGGCGGATGGCGAAGCTCAAGTACCGCGACGCCGCGGCGGTCACGACGGCGTCGTGA
- the secA2 gene encoding accessory Sec system translocase SecA2, with product MAALISRVGKRLRRIIQRPGSVELTRYEALLPAVEKLEPELEKLSDEELTERAGKLRATLKDTAFGDNHLIEVCALGREAARRALGERAFDVQILGTMGLLSKHVVQMETGEGKTLAGALAAAGYALRGKRAHVVTVNDYLARRDAEWMGPVYALLGVSVGWVEPSHSQQERKEAYAKDVTYGAVAEIGFDVLRDRLVTNVDDLVQPDPEVAIVDEADSVLVDEARVPLVMAGSIDHTDADEEVAKVVRRLRLNLHYETDSEGRNAWLTDAGASVVAKSLGLEVDDLYGETASDRLPAVNVALHAHALLTRDVDYLVRDGKVQLINAARGRVAELQRWPDGLQAAVEAKEQVSATDRGEILDSITVQALLARYPEVAGMTGTAVAVAEQLREFYELEVAVIPPNTPNVREDQEDRVFASPSQKLRAIEEEIRTVHETGRPILVGTQDVAESEELAEKLAKVDLECVVLNARNDAEEASIIAEAGKKGAVTVSTQMAGRGTDIRLGGTDGATREEVVELGGLHVIGTARYPSSRLDGQLRGRSGRQGDPGSAIFFASLNDELVLSNAPDVPDGITDDEETGEITDNAALRQLNHAQRVAEGVDLEIHRNTWRYTRLIERQRRDLLTHRDKVLREGYAAEKLEKAHPEKFGELKEKLGDDQEKVEQLCREVLLFHVDQLWSDHLAYLTDVRESIHLRALARETPLDEFHRAAIPEFHKIIAEADSRAAKTLEEAELTDDGIDLGDAGVRRANTTWTYLVHDNPFDSDFEQTIKKVRSMIKRK from the coding sequence GTGGCAGCACTGATCAGCCGGGTGGGCAAACGGCTCCGCCGGATCATCCAGCGTCCGGGCAGCGTCGAGCTGACCCGCTACGAAGCACTGCTGCCCGCAGTCGAGAAGCTCGAACCCGAGCTCGAGAAGCTCTCCGACGAGGAGCTGACCGAGCGGGCCGGGAAGCTTCGCGCGACGCTGAAGGACACCGCGTTCGGCGACAATCACCTGATCGAGGTGTGCGCGCTCGGTCGTGAGGCTGCTCGGCGGGCACTGGGCGAGCGCGCGTTCGACGTCCAGATCCTCGGCACGATGGGCCTGCTCAGCAAGCACGTCGTGCAGATGGAGACCGGTGAGGGCAAGACGCTCGCCGGCGCGCTGGCCGCGGCCGGGTACGCGCTGCGAGGCAAGCGCGCCCACGTCGTCACGGTCAACGACTACCTGGCGCGACGCGACGCCGAGTGGATGGGCCCGGTGTACGCGCTGCTCGGCGTGTCGGTCGGCTGGGTCGAGCCGTCGCACTCGCAGCAGGAGCGCAAAGAGGCCTACGCCAAGGACGTCACGTACGGCGCCGTCGCCGAAATCGGCTTCGACGTGCTGCGCGACCGCCTGGTCACGAACGTCGACGACCTGGTCCAGCCGGATCCGGAGGTCGCGATCGTCGACGAGGCGGACTCCGTGCTGGTCGACGAGGCCCGCGTCCCGCTGGTGATGGCCGGCTCGATCGACCACACCGACGCCGACGAAGAGGTCGCGAAGGTCGTCCGGCGGCTGCGGCTCAACCTGCACTACGAGACCGACAGCGAGGGCCGCAACGCCTGGCTGACCGACGCCGGTGCCTCGGTCGTCGCGAAGTCGCTCGGCCTGGAGGTCGACGACCTCTACGGCGAGACGGCGTCGGACCGGCTCCCCGCGGTGAACGTCGCGCTGCACGCGCATGCGCTGCTCACCCGGGACGTCGACTACCTGGTCCGCGACGGCAAGGTCCAGCTCATCAACGCCGCCCGCGGCCGCGTCGCCGAACTGCAGCGCTGGCCGGACGGTCTCCAGGCCGCCGTCGAAGCGAAGGAGCAGGTCAGCGCGACCGACCGCGGTGAGATCCTGGACTCGATCACCGTCCAGGCGCTGCTGGCGCGCTACCCCGAGGTCGCCGGCATGACCGGTACCGCGGTCGCCGTCGCCGAGCAGCTGCGCGAGTTCTACGAGCTCGAGGTCGCGGTCATCCCGCCGAACACCCCGAACGTCCGCGAGGACCAGGAAGACCGGGTCTTCGCGTCGCCGTCGCAGAAGCTGCGGGCGATCGAAGAGGAGATCCGCACGGTCCACGAGACCGGGCGCCCGATCCTCGTCGGCACCCAGGACGTCGCCGAGTCGGAGGAGCTGGCCGAGAAGCTGGCGAAGGTCGACCTCGAGTGCGTCGTGCTCAACGCGCGCAACGACGCCGAAGAGGCGTCGATCATCGCCGAGGCCGGCAAGAAGGGTGCGGTCACCGTCTCGACCCAGATGGCCGGGCGCGGTACCGACATCCGGCTGGGCGGCACCGACGGCGCAACCCGCGAAGAGGTCGTCGAGCTGGGCGGGCTGCACGTCATCGGCACCGCGCGGTACCCGTCGAGCCGGCTCGACGGCCAGCTGCGCGGCCGCTCCGGCCGCCAGGGCGACCCGGGCAGTGCGATCTTCTTCGCGAGCCTGAACGACGAGCTCGTGCTGTCGAACGCGCCGGACGTGCCGGACGGCATCACCGACGACGAAGAGACCGGCGAGATCACCGACAACGCGGCGCTGCGGCAGCTCAACCACGCCCAGCGCGTCGCCGAGGGCGTCGACCTGGAGATCCACCGCAACACCTGGCGCTACACGCGGCTGATCGAGCGGCAGCGGCGCGACCTGCTGACCCACCGCGACAAGGTGCTTCGCGAGGGGTACGCGGCGGAGAAGCTGGAGAAGGCGCACCCGGAGAAGTTCGGCGAGCTGAAGGAGAAGCTGGGCGACGACCAGGAGAAGGTGGAGCAGCTGTGCCGCGAGGTGCTGCTGTTCCACGTCGACCAGCTCTGGTCCGACCACCTGGCGTACCTGACCGACGTCCGCGAGAGCATCCACCTTCGGGCGCTGGCCCGGGAGACGCCGCTCGACGAGTTCCACCGCGCGGCCATCCCGGAGTTCCACAAGATCATCGCCGAGGCGGACTCGCGCGCGGCGAAGACCCTCGAAGAGGCCGAGCTGACCGACGACGGCATCGACCTCGGCGACGCCGGCGTCCGGCGGGCGAACACGACGTGGACCTACCTGGTGCACGACAACCCGTTCGACTCCGACTTCGAGCAGACCATCAAGAAGGTCCGGAGCATGATCAAGCGCAAGTAG
- a CDS encoding alpha/beta hydrolase, translating to MTAVAASALLAVSLTACTSTGKTAPPSPTTESHPPSGPVPAGLERFYGQSLTWADCAPYATSEDARSAFQAKDIQCARLTVPLDYAKPDGTTITLGLLRHKATDGGSRIGSLVVNPGGPGASGMVAAAGLIKPASNTDLAKRFDLVGFDPRGIGASQPIIRCLTDQERDADRADDSETDGSPQGVLKQEAQEKDFAAKCAQRSDDGTGLLANVGTRDVVKDLDILRSVLGDEKLTYLGYSYGTRIGSTYAEAFPKNVRAMILDGAVDPDQDAVESLVAQGQGFGGAFTQFAKSCTAQQDCALGQDPAAAVKAFQDLVRPLIDFPVPVGDGRKLSYEDATTGVIQALYQESLWDALNTGLNELKQQRGATLEKLADIYNERDSSGKYGTTQDAFTAIRCVDDPRVTDPAVILKAQEEYVQVAPFLDDGRPASAARDACAFWPVPNTSEPHVPNVEGLAKTLVISTTNDPATPYQAGVNLAKGLKGGLLTFEGTQHTVFLQGISCVDQAGNDYLVDGTLPAEGTRCKGQ from the coding sequence ATCACGGCGGTCGCGGCATCCGCGCTGCTCGCGGTCTCCTTGACCGCCTGCACGTCCACCGGCAAGACCGCCCCGCCGTCGCCGACGACCGAGTCGCACCCGCCGTCCGGGCCGGTGCCCGCGGGGCTGGAGCGGTTCTACGGCCAGAGCCTGACCTGGGCCGACTGCGCACCTTACGCGACGTCGGAGGACGCGAGGTCGGCGTTCCAGGCGAAAGACATCCAGTGCGCGCGGCTGACCGTGCCGCTGGACTACGCGAAACCGGACGGAACGACCATCACGCTCGGCCTGCTGCGGCACAAGGCGACCGACGGGGGATCGCGGATCGGGTCGCTGGTGGTGAACCCGGGCGGACCGGGCGCGTCGGGCATGGTCGCCGCCGCCGGGCTGATCAAGCCGGCGTCGAACACGGACCTCGCCAAGCGCTTCGACCTGGTCGGCTTCGACCCGCGGGGGATCGGCGCGAGCCAGCCGATCATCCGCTGCCTGACCGATCAGGAGCGCGACGCCGACCGCGCGGACGACAGCGAGACCGACGGCTCGCCGCAGGGCGTGCTCAAGCAGGAAGCGCAGGAAAAGGACTTCGCCGCGAAGTGCGCCCAGCGCAGCGACGACGGCACCGGGCTGCTCGCCAACGTCGGCACCCGCGACGTCGTGAAGGACCTCGACATCCTGCGCTCGGTCCTCGGTGACGAGAAGCTGACCTACCTCGGCTACTCCTACGGCACCCGGATCGGGTCGACCTACGCCGAGGCGTTCCCGAAGAACGTCCGCGCGATGATCCTCGACGGCGCGGTCGACCCGGACCAGGACGCGGTCGAGTCGCTGGTCGCGCAGGGCCAGGGCTTCGGCGGCGCGTTCACGCAGTTCGCGAAGTCGTGTACCGCTCAGCAGGACTGCGCGCTCGGCCAGGACCCCGCTGCCGCGGTGAAGGCGTTCCAGGACCTCGTCCGGCCGCTGATCGACTTCCCGGTCCCGGTGGGTGACGGCCGCAAGCTCTCCTACGAGGACGCGACCACCGGCGTCATCCAGGCGCTCTACCAGGAGAGCCTCTGGGACGCGCTGAACACCGGCCTCAACGAGCTGAAGCAGCAGCGCGGCGCGACGCTCGAGAAACTCGCCGACATCTACAACGAGCGCGACTCCAGCGGCAAGTACGGCACCACCCAGGACGCCTTCACCGCGATCCGCTGCGTCGACGACCCGCGCGTCACCGACCCGGCCGTGATCCTCAAGGCGCAGGAGGAGTACGTGCAGGTCGCGCCGTTCCTCGACGACGGCCGCCCGGCGAGCGCGGCCCGCGACGCGTGCGCGTTCTGGCCGGTGCCGAACACGTCGGAGCCGCACGTGCCGAACGTCGAAGGCCTGGCGAAGACGCTGGTCATCTCGACGACCAACGACCCGGCGACGCCGTACCAGGCCGGCGTCAACCTCGCGAAGGGCCTGAAGGGCGGGCTGCTCACCTTCGAGGGCACCCAGCACACGGTGTTCCTGCAGGGCATTTCGTGTGTGGACCAGGCGGGCAACGACTACCTGGTCGACGGCACGCTCCCGGCGGAAGGCACGCGCTGCAAGGGCCAGTGA
- a CDS encoding alpha/beta hydrolase — MRAAALLGAALVLTACTSAPSTPAPSPSSQAPDLRKFTGQQLAWTPCPAAAPLDCAHLTVPLDYTSPAGETVTVGLLRHKAAKQRIGSLVVNPGGPGGAGTSMAASLAKSPAAAPLLDRFDLVGFDPRGVGTSEPRITCRTDAEQDADRASDVESDMSPEGVKKQLAETTAYGAKCAEAAKYGKAFLANVGTRDVVRDLDVLRAALGDEKLTYLGYSYGTQIGAAYAEAFPRNVRALLLDGAVDPAQDIAESLVTQMAGFQDAFTEFGRWCAARSDCALGRDPARTTEAFQQLARPLVAKPVPAGTRKLSFEDAVTGTFAALYARGDWPALNGALTQLAGGTGRSLLAFADGYYGRDRDGHYSGGIDAYFAVRCVDRARLTDRAAIDRAHQRMLAGAPFLAGGSPDTSELDICSTWPVPPTSAEHAPHAAGLPKPLVVSTTHDPATPYQQGVDLAKDLDGFLLTYEGVQHTVFLDGNACVDRAGVAYLIDGTAAATRC, encoded by the coding sequence GTGAGGGCGGCCGCGCTGCTGGGCGCGGCACTGGTGCTGACGGCGTGCACGAGCGCCCCGTCGACACCGGCGCCGTCGCCTTCCTCGCAGGCTCCTGACCTGCGCAAGTTCACCGGGCAGCAGCTCGCCTGGACGCCGTGTCCGGCGGCCGCGCCGCTGGACTGCGCGCACCTGACCGTGCCGCTGGACTACACGAGTCCGGCGGGGGAGACGGTCACCGTCGGGCTGCTGCGGCACAAGGCCGCGAAGCAGCGGATCGGCTCGCTGGTCGTCAACCCGGGCGGTCCCGGCGGCGCGGGGACGTCGATGGCCGCGTCCCTGGCGAAGTCGCCCGCGGCCGCGCCGCTGCTGGACCGCTTCGACCTGGTCGGCTTCGACCCGCGTGGCGTCGGCACCAGCGAGCCGCGGATCACCTGCCGCACCGACGCCGAGCAGGACGCCGACCGCGCGTCCGACGTCGAAAGCGACATGTCGCCCGAAGGGGTGAAGAAGCAACTCGCCGAGACCACGGCGTACGGCGCGAAGTGCGCCGAAGCGGCGAAGTACGGCAAAGCGTTCCTCGCGAACGTCGGCACGCGAGACGTCGTACGCGACCTAGACGTCCTTCGCGCGGCTCTCGGCGACGAGAAACTGACCTACCTCGGCTACTCGTACGGCACGCAGATCGGCGCGGCCTACGCGGAGGCGTTCCCGCGCAACGTCCGTGCGTTGCTGCTCGACGGCGCCGTCGACCCCGCACAGGACATCGCGGAATCCCTGGTCACGCAGATGGCGGGCTTCCAGGACGCCTTCACCGAGTTCGGCAGGTGGTGCGCGGCCCGGAGCGACTGCGCGCTCGGCCGCGACCCCGCGCGTACGACCGAGGCCTTCCAACAGCTCGCGCGTCCGCTGGTCGCGAAGCCCGTCCCAGCCGGCACCCGGAAGCTCTCCTTCGAGGACGCCGTCACCGGCACCTTCGCGGCGCTCTACGCCCGCGGCGACTGGCCGGCGCTCAACGGCGCGCTCACCCAGCTGGCCGGCGGCACCGGCCGGTCCCTGCTGGCCTTCGCCGACGGCTACTACGGCCGCGACCGCGACGGCCACTACAGCGGCGGGATCGACGCCTACTTCGCCGTCCGCTGCGTCGACCGCGCCCGGCTCACCGACCGGGCCGCGATCGACCGCGCGCACCAGCGGATGCTGGCCGGCGCGCCGTTCCTGGCCGGCGGCAGCCCGGACACCAGCGAGCTGGACATCTGCTCGACCTGGCCGGTCCCGCCGACGTCGGCCGAGCACGCGCCGCACGCCGCCGGCCTGCCGAAACCGCTGGTCGTCTCGACCACGCACGACCCGGCGACGCCGTACCAGCAGGGCGTCGACCTCGCGAAGGACCTCGACGGCTTTCTGCTCACGTACGAAGGCGTGCAGCACACGGTCTTCCTCGACGGCAACGCGTGCGTGGACCGCGCGGGCGTCGCGTACCTGATCGACGGCACCGCCGCCGCGACCCGCTGCTAA
- a CDS encoding LppX_LprAFG lipoprotein encodes MSRIALLLVVLLTAGCAGSPDTRGPFPAGAELVRDAATSFAAVRSVHFAAGVNGVLPDFPLRQIEGDATLDAGGAATGTADVQDGDGHVKFRFTVRDGQVSTDPGIARGRIPETDAVGRFLGPSAGLKRLLDAVTDAKTEGKENVDGAAALRVGGQVPAAVAHSVLPQVNADIVVKVWVSADGPRRFVRLWVQVPPAGDHLSPVMFELSLTGQNKPVNLG; translated from the coding sequence ATGTCCCGCATCGCCCTGCTGCTCGTGGTCCTGTTGACGGCCGGGTGCGCCGGCTCGCCGGACACGCGCGGGCCGTTCCCCGCGGGTGCCGAGCTGGTCCGCGACGCGGCGACGTCGTTCGCCGCGGTGCGGAGCGTGCACTTCGCCGCCGGGGTCAACGGCGTCCTGCCCGACTTCCCGCTCCGGCAGATCGAAGGCGACGCGACCCTCGACGCCGGCGGGGCCGCGACCGGCACGGCCGACGTCCAGGACGGCGACGGACACGTCAAGTTCCGCTTCACTGTGCGCGACGGCCAGGTGAGCACCGACCCCGGCATCGCGCGCGGCCGGATCCCCGAGACGGACGCCGTGGGCCGGTTCCTCGGGCCGTCCGCCGGGCTGAAGCGGCTGCTCGACGCCGTGACCGACGCGAAGACCGAGGGCAAGGAGAACGTCGACGGCGCCGCGGCGCTGCGGGTCGGCGGCCAGGTGCCCGCGGCCGTCGCGCACAGCGTGCTGCCGCAGGTGAACGCCGACATCGTCGTCAAGGTGTGGGTCTCGGCCGACGGGCCGCGCCGGTTCGTCCGGCTGTGGGTGCAGGTCCCGCCGGCCGGTGACCACCTCAGCCCGGTGATGTTCGAACTGTCGCTGACCGGCCAGAACAAGCCCGTCAACCTCGGTTAG